Genomic DNA from Deltaproteobacteria bacterium:
AAGGTGGGCTCGGGTCCGGTGCCGTGCTGGAGTCCGCAACTTTGTGTAACGACTTGCTCTTCGTGCTGGGCTCCAGCCAACTCTTGTCGGGAGTGTTGAGTCGTCAGGGAGAAGGCTGGGAAGCGGTCTTTCTGGCTGACCGCACTGCTGCGCTCACAACCGTCGCCGCGCATCTGTCAGCATTGCACGAATCCCTGTCGTTCGCTCTTTCCGAGGACGAGTTCATGCGCGAGCTGCGTATCTATCGCAACCGCGAGTATTTCCGCATTGGCCTGCGCGACCTGCTCGGGCTAGCCTCTTTGTCGGAGACCACCGCAGAATTGAGCTTCCTGGCCGAAGCCGTCGTGCAGATTGCCTACGAATACACTCGCGCCAGAGTGCGTGTTGCCTACGGTGAGGCGGTGGTACAGGAACAAGATGGCGTGCGTCCGCTTGGGTTCGTGGTGTTCGGTATGGGGAAATTAGGTGGAGTCGAGCTAAACTTTAGTTCGGACATCGACCTCATTTTTCTCTATGAACGCGACGCCGGTCTGACGACCGGTGGGGAAAAAGGCGCTGTCGAGCCCCGCATATTCTTTAGTCAGCTCGCGCAGGGACTCACCCGAGTGGTGAGTGAGCTGGTCGCCGGCGGGCGGGTCTTTCGCGTTGACTTGCGTCTTCGTCCTGACGGGGTGAACGGCCCGATCGTGAATCCGCTGTCTAACGCCTTGCTTTATTACGAATCCTGGGGGCAAACCTGGGAGCGGGTCGCGCTGCTGAAAGCGCGGCCCATCGCCGGAGAGAAGGACCTCGGAGAGCAGTTTTTGCGCGATATCGCTCCGTTTGTGTTTCGTCGTTATCTCGACTTTTCCACCATTGAGGATATCAAAGGGATGAAAGCGCGGGTCGAACGTTCCCTGCGCGCGCCCGAGCGTGGCGGGATGAATGTGAAGTTGGGACGCGGCGGCATCCGCGAGATCGAATTTATCGTTCAAGCGCTCCAGTTGATCCACGCCGGAAAAGACGGGCGCGTCCGTGAACGCACCACGCTGCCGGCATTAGAGCGGCTGGTGGAGTGTCGCTATCTCGCGGCGGCGGATCGCGACACGCTGCGCGATGCCTATCGTTTCCTCCGCCATGTCGAGCACAAGTTGCAAATCGTCCAAGATCGCCAAACCCACACCTTGCCGGAAGATGAGGCCGGTATCCGCGCTTTAGCACGCCGTCTGCGCATCTCGGAACAGCAGGGACAAGTGGGAAGTGGAAAGTGGAAAGTGGAGAGTGACCGGGGGCCGGATGAGGCGGGGATGTTCTGGGCCGTGCTGCGCGCGCACATGGACGCCGTGCATCAGATCTTCAGCACGCTCTTTCACGACCAGGACGGGGCCGTGGCTCCGCCGCTTGGAGAGTTTTCCGAGCTGTTTCGTGAACTCCACCAGGAAGAACGTGTCATCTGGCGACTCCAGAAGTTGGGCTTCCAAGAATTGCCGGAAGCCTATGGCAACTTGCGGTTGTTGCACGATGGTCCGTCACACTCCCCGGCCACGCCCAAACGCCGAAAACTGTTATACGATCTCGCGCCGATGCTGCTGCAAGAAGTCGCGAAAGCCGCCGACCCGGATCGCGCCTTGGCCGCCATGGCGCATTTAGTGGCTTCGATCGGCGCGCGGTCGAGTTTCTTGGCGCTGCTCCGCGAAAACCCGCAGACGCTGCATACGCTGATTGGCCTCTTCGGGGCCAGCGCATATCTCACGCAAGTGTTCCTCCGCCATCCGGAGCTGCTCGACAGCCTCGTGCGCGCGGACTTGGTGCAAGTAAGCAAGGACAAGGAAACGATGCTGGCCGAACTCACGGCGCGCCTTGCCGAGGCCCGCGAGTTCGAGGACCGGCTGGATATGTTGCGGCGCTATCGCACCGAAGAATTTCTCCGCATCGGTATCAACGACAGCAATGGTTTGCTTGACGTGACCGACGTGACCGCGCAACTTACCAGCCTGGCCGAGGTCTGTCTGGCCGGGGCGTACGAAGTCGCGCGCGTGGCGTTGATGGAACAGCTTGGCCTTGCATGTGTGCCCGGGCAACTGGCGATCGTCGGCATGGGCAAGCTGGGCGCGGGAGAGCTGAATTATAATTCCGATCTCGATTTGATCTTCCTGTACGCTGCCGAGGAAGAGGAGGCGGCAAGTAGAACAAGTGGAACGCTGAGCCCACAGGAATTTTTCACCAAGCTCGTCCAGCGTCTAATTTCCGTGCTCCAAGTGCAGACTCGGGAAGGGTACGTGTATAAGATCGATACCCGCCTGCGTCCCTCGGGTCGCTCCGGGTCGCTGGTATCCTCGGTTGCCGCTTTCTTGCGTTATCACGAGACCAGCTCGCAGTTATGGGAGCGACAAGCGTTAATCAAAGCGCGAGTGGTCGTTGGCGAGCCCGAGTTCCGCACTGTGGTGGAGACGGCGCTCGCAGGCATCGCCTATGCAGCGGGGATTGACGCTGTCGGCGTGGCCGAGATCGACCGCTTGCGCGGGCGCATGGAACAAGAGCTGGCGCACGAACAGGCCGGACGTTTCAACATTAAGACGGGGCGTGGCGGCATTGTCGATATCGAGTTTCTTGTACAAATGCTGCAATTACGCTACGGTCAACGGCTTCCGACTTTGCGACAACGAGCGACACTTCCGGCGTTGCAGGCGTTGCACGAGGCCGGCGTGTTGTCTCAAGACGATTATCTGACGCTGACTCAGGGGTATCGCTTTCTGCGCACGGTGGAGAATCGCCTCCGGATCGAACAGGATCGGCCCGTGGAAGCGTTGGAGAGCGATGCCGCCTCCCTCACGCCTGTGGCACGGCGACTGGGGTACGAAGGCGAGGCGGCGGCGAGGCAGTTATTGACGGAGTACCAGAGTCAGCGCGAGGCGATTCGCGCCTGCTATAGTCGTTGGTTCGCGCGGGAGAAAGGACAAGAAACATGACTACGGAACAGACGGAACACACAGAACAGGTAGAACAGGAACGGCCGGCGGCGACGGAGGATTTCGCGTCCATGCTCGCGCACGAAGAGCCGACGCCGGCACTGGTGGAAGGCCAAATCGTGAAAGGTCGCGTGGTGCAAA
This window encodes:
- the glnE gene encoding bifunctional [glutamate--ammonia ligase]-adenylyl-L-tyrosine phosphorylase/[glutamate--ammonia-ligase] adenylyltransferase, producing the protein MSNPVALSPAVLQILQPLRGQLGTRWEAVLTGVALAPDPALAAASFSRLLEGGLGSGAVLESATLCNDLLFVLGSSQLLSGVLSRQGEGWEAVFLADRTAALTTVAAHLSALHESLSFALSEDEFMRELRIYRNREYFRIGLRDLLGLASLSETTAELSFLAEAVVQIAYEYTRARVRVAYGEAVVQEQDGVRPLGFVVFGMGKLGGVELNFSSDIDLIFLYERDAGLTTGGEKGAVEPRIFFSQLAQGLTRVVSELVAGGRVFRVDLRLRPDGVNGPIVNPLSNALLYYESWGQTWERVALLKARPIAGEKDLGEQFLRDIAPFVFRRYLDFSTIEDIKGMKARVERSLRAPERGGMNVKLGRGGIREIEFIVQALQLIHAGKDGRVRERTTLPALERLVECRYLAAADRDTLRDAYRFLRHVEHKLQIVQDRQTHTLPEDEAGIRALARRLRISEQQGQVGSGKWKVESDRGPDEAGMFWAVLRAHMDAVHQIFSTLFHDQDGAVAPPLGEFSELFRELHQEERVIWRLQKLGFQELPEAYGNLRLLHDGPSHSPATPKRRKLLYDLAPMLLQEVAKAADPDRALAAMAHLVASIGARSSFLALLRENPQTLHTLIGLFGASAYLTQVFLRHPELLDSLVRADLVQVSKDKETMLAELTARLAEAREFEDRLDMLRRYRTEEFLRIGINDSNGLLDVTDVTAQLTSLAEVCLAGAYEVARVALMEQLGLACVPGQLAIVGMGKLGAGELNYNSDLDLIFLYAAEEEEAASRTSGTLSPQEFFTKLVQRLISVLQVQTREGYVYKIDTRLRPSGRSGSLVSSVAAFLRYHETSSQLWERQALIKARVVVGEPEFRTVVETALAGIAYAAGIDAVGVAEIDRLRGRMEQELAHEQAGRFNIKTGRGGIVDIEFLVQMLQLRYGQRLPTLRQRATLPALQALHEAGVLSQDDYLTLTQGYRFLRTVENRLRIEQDRPVEALESDAASLTPVARRLGYEGEAAARQLLTEYQSQREAIRACYSRWFAREKGQET